Proteins encoded in a region of the Ziziphus jujuba cultivar Dongzao chromosome 3, ASM3175591v1 genome:
- the LOC107422571 gene encoding uncharacterized protein LOC107422571 isoform X1, whose translation MQNMEDMDIDQVVDVPDTPDRLASRHIIGRGSVKDCSSPLAGNFRSLEPMNGLRGKGKLVTENGHGRKMVFRPPKFGNPERQDCSNSNGFSSVENSSASQHGHLFRRAAVEKIHGHRSKQPIGAQNTDQMSGKFPSKSSIGQEGTAFFDLTKQNGHTQHPRKAFPLRESKYPVVKEIPDSIKMSRNAFKGKGKIDDNTSKGPAFDMVDGKGIDLSSDSQSKSGEQMYVSHSVTSPRVSGQKRLVRNGCISPLNIETKAKQLAEQQSNSSKNVEQNQAGNAGSNHPQYVDISDIVTEDDNSERRKGKTIVIDPYTPKERNTKYVQTSSSSSVTENGKAKGTSDASGDAIGCSTENGGWRSIRNPMRKINPALPDSARHLSSRTDHNGINFRTESDHTDRNAVQTVSWPVSEVEQTTGPPRAGKIIIKRQKNQGSASRNNDECSTSISDDSDIMFIGSSRGSSNSRSSSIRSPQSRATLGPVIEIDELSPVVRNTRSQSIDDMHEDDLDARARQVEADEMLARELQEQLYHEGPIVGGGEIDEHIAWALQQEENGIHTSAGSQNESHPRGPTMSHLYRQPRSRSSPNPSSRRGNQGRVPTSTRMAQLRNRFHRQSAAASTRARNLQFPLDMDLDMRLDILEALEAAAGDLSDVGRGRRANQVFQAQRDFNENDYEMLLALDENNHRHGGASASQINSLPQSTVQTDALEEACAVCLETPTMGEIVRHLPCLHKFHKDCIDPWLSRKTSCPVCKCSIT comes from the exons ATGCAGAATATGGAGGACATGGACATTGATCAAGTGGTCGACGTGCCGGACACACCTGATAGATTAGCTTCCAGACATATTATTGGCAGGGGTTCTGTTAAAGACTGTAGTTCACCTTTAGCTGGAAATTTTAGGAGTTTGGAGCCTATGAATGGGCTGAGGGGCAAGGGTAAGCTGGTCACTGAAAATGGGCATGGTAGAAAAATGGTTTTCCGTCCACCAAAATTTGGCAATCCTGAGAGACAGGATTGCAGCAACTCTAATGGTTTTTCCTCTGTAGAGAATTCATCTGCTTCCCAACATGGTCACTTATTTAGGAGAGCAGCAGTGGAGAAAATCCATGGTCACAGGTCCAAGCAGCCTATTGGAGCTCAGAATACGGACCAGATGTCTGGTAAATTTCCTTCTAAATCATCCATTGGCCAAGAAGGCACTGCATTTTTTGATTTAACCAAACAGAACGGTCATACCCAACATCCAAGAAAAGCTTTTCCACTTCGTGAATCGAAATATCCTGTGGTCAAAGAAATACCTGATTCTATAAAGATGTCCAGAAATGCCTTTAAGGGGAAGGGAAAGATAGATGATAATACATCTAAAGGTCCTGCTTTTGACATGGTTGATGGAAAAGGGATTGATCTGTCCTCTGATTCTCAATCTAAATCTGGAGAGCAGATGTATGTTTCTCATTCTGTTACCTCACCTAGAGTCAGTGGGCAAAAAAGATTGGTCAGAAATGGGTGTATCTCTCCACTCAATATAGAGACAAAAGCTAAACAATTAGCTGAACAACAAAGTAACAGCTCCAAAAACGTTGAACAAAATCAGGCAGGAAATGCAGGTTCGAATCATCCCCAATATGTAGACATAAGTGATATAGTTACTGAAGATGATAATAGtgaaagaaggaaaggaaaaacaatTGTAATTGATCCTTATACACCAAAGGAGCGCAACACAAAATATGTCCAGACATCTAGCAG TAGCTCTGTAACTGAAAATGGAAAAGCTAAAGGAACCAGTGATGCCAGTGGAGATGCAATTGGATGCTCTACAGAAAATGGTGGTTGGAGAAGTATACGTAACCCTATGAGGAAAATAAATCCTGCATTGCCTGATTCAGCTAGGCATCTTTCCAGTAGAACAGATCATAATGGAATAAACTTTAGGACCGAATCTGATCATACAGATAGGAATGCAGTTCAAACAGTTTCTTGGCCAGTGTCGGAGGTTGAACAGACAACTGGACCACCTCGTGCTGGAAAGATAATCATCAAGAGGCAAAAGAACCAGGGATCAGCTTCTAGGAATAATGATGAATGTTCTACATCCATTTCTGATGACTCCGATATTATGTTTATTGGCTCATCCAGAGGATCCTCCAATTCAAGATCATCCAGCATTCGGAGCCCTCAATCTCGGGCTACTTTAGGTCCAGTGATTGAAATTGATGAGTTGTCACCTGTAGTAAGAAACACTAGATCACAAAGTATAGATGATATGCATGAGGATGATTTAGATGCCAGGGCAAGACAAGTAGAAGCAGACGAGATGTTGGCACGTGAACTCCAAGAACAATTATATCATGAGGGGCCTATAGTTGGAGGTGGAGAG ATTGATGAACATATAGCATGGGCATTGCAGCAGGAGGAAAATGGTATTCATACTTCTGCTGGAAGTCAAAATGAGTCGCATCCT AGAGGACCAACAATGTCTCATCTATATAGACAACCCCGGTCACGATCTTCTCCAAATCCCTCAAGTAGGAGAGGGAACCAAGGTCGGGTCCCTACATCTACTAGAATGGCACAGTTGAGGAATCGCTTTCACAGGCAGTCTGCTGCTGCATCAACTAGAGCAAGGAATCTACAATTTCCTTTGGACATGGATCTAGACATG AGACTCGATATATTGGAAGCTTTAGAAGCTGCAGCTGGGGACCTTAGTGATGTGGGAAGGGGGCGAAGAGCCAATCAAGTTTTTCAAGCTCAGCGTGATTTTAACGA GAATGATTATGAGATGTTGTTAGCACTTGATGAGAACAATCATAGACATGGTGGTGCATCAGCTAGTCAGATTAACAGCTTGCCTCAATCTACAGTGCAG ACTGATGCTCTTGAAGAAGCTTGTGCAGTTTGTCTTGAAACTCCCACTATGGGGGAAATTGTTCGCCATCTTCCTTGCTTGCACAAATTTCACAAAGAT TGTATCGATCCCTGGCTCAGCCGAAAAACGTCATGCCCGGTTTGCAAGTGCTCCATTACCTAG
- the LOC107422571 gene encoding uncharacterized protein LOC107422571 isoform X4, translated as MQNMEDMDIDQVVDVPDTPDRLASRHIIGRGSVKDCSSPLAGNFRSLEPMNGLRGKGKLVTENGHGRKMVFRPPKFGNPERQDCSNSNGFSSVENSSASQHGHLFRRAAVEKIHGHRSKQPIGAQNTDQMSGKFPSKSSIGQEGTAFFDLTKQNGHTQHPRKAFPLRESKYPVVKEIPDSIKMSRNAFKGKGKIDDNTSKGPAFDMVDGKGIDLSSDSQSKSGEQMYVSHSVTSPRVSGQKRLVRNGCISPLNIETKAKQLAEQQSNSSKNVEQNQAGNAGSNHPQYVDISDIVTEDDNSERRKGKTIVIDPYTPKERNTKYVQTSSSSSVTENGKAKGTSDASGDAIGCSTENGGWRSIRNPMRKINPALPDSARHLSSRTDHNGINFRTESDHTDRNAVQTVSWPVSEVEQTTGPPRAGKIIIKRQKNQGSASRNNDECSTSISDDSDIMFIGSSRGSSNSRSSSIRSPQSRATLGPVIEIDELSPVVRNTRSQSIDDMHEDDLDARARQVEADEMLARELQEQLYHEGPIVGGGEIDEHIAWALQQEENGIHTSAGSQNESHPRGPTMSHLYRQPRSRSSPNPSSRRGNQGRVPTSTRMAQLRNRFHRQSAAASTRARNLQFPLDMDLDMYAHSQD; from the exons ATGCAGAATATGGAGGACATGGACATTGATCAAGTGGTCGACGTGCCGGACACACCTGATAGATTAGCTTCCAGACATATTATTGGCAGGGGTTCTGTTAAAGACTGTAGTTCACCTTTAGCTGGAAATTTTAGGAGTTTGGAGCCTATGAATGGGCTGAGGGGCAAGGGTAAGCTGGTCACTGAAAATGGGCATGGTAGAAAAATGGTTTTCCGTCCACCAAAATTTGGCAATCCTGAGAGACAGGATTGCAGCAACTCTAATGGTTTTTCCTCTGTAGAGAATTCATCTGCTTCCCAACATGGTCACTTATTTAGGAGAGCAGCAGTGGAGAAAATCCATGGTCACAGGTCCAAGCAGCCTATTGGAGCTCAGAATACGGACCAGATGTCTGGTAAATTTCCTTCTAAATCATCCATTGGCCAAGAAGGCACTGCATTTTTTGATTTAACCAAACAGAACGGTCATACCCAACATCCAAGAAAAGCTTTTCCACTTCGTGAATCGAAATATCCTGTGGTCAAAGAAATACCTGATTCTATAAAGATGTCCAGAAATGCCTTTAAGGGGAAGGGAAAGATAGATGATAATACATCTAAAGGTCCTGCTTTTGACATGGTTGATGGAAAAGGGATTGATCTGTCCTCTGATTCTCAATCTAAATCTGGAGAGCAGATGTATGTTTCTCATTCTGTTACCTCACCTAGAGTCAGTGGGCAAAAAAGATTGGTCAGAAATGGGTGTATCTCTCCACTCAATATAGAGACAAAAGCTAAACAATTAGCTGAACAACAAAGTAACAGCTCCAAAAACGTTGAACAAAATCAGGCAGGAAATGCAGGTTCGAATCATCCCCAATATGTAGACATAAGTGATATAGTTACTGAAGATGATAATAGtgaaagaaggaaaggaaaaacaatTGTAATTGATCCTTATACACCAAAGGAGCGCAACACAAAATATGTCCAGACATCTAGCAG TAGCTCTGTAACTGAAAATGGAAAAGCTAAAGGAACCAGTGATGCCAGTGGAGATGCAATTGGATGCTCTACAGAAAATGGTGGTTGGAGAAGTATACGTAACCCTATGAGGAAAATAAATCCTGCATTGCCTGATTCAGCTAGGCATCTTTCCAGTAGAACAGATCATAATGGAATAAACTTTAGGACCGAATCTGATCATACAGATAGGAATGCAGTTCAAACAGTTTCTTGGCCAGTGTCGGAGGTTGAACAGACAACTGGACCACCTCGTGCTGGAAAGATAATCATCAAGAGGCAAAAGAACCAGGGATCAGCTTCTAGGAATAATGATGAATGTTCTACATCCATTTCTGATGACTCCGATATTATGTTTATTGGCTCATCCAGAGGATCCTCCAATTCAAGATCATCCAGCATTCGGAGCCCTCAATCTCGGGCTACTTTAGGTCCAGTGATTGAAATTGATGAGTTGTCACCTGTAGTAAGAAACACTAGATCACAAAGTATAGATGATATGCATGAGGATGATTTAGATGCCAGGGCAAGACAAGTAGAAGCAGACGAGATGTTGGCACGTGAACTCCAAGAACAATTATATCATGAGGGGCCTATAGTTGGAGGTGGAGAG ATTGATGAACATATAGCATGGGCATTGCAGCAGGAGGAAAATGGTATTCATACTTCTGCTGGAAGTCAAAATGAGTCGCATCCT AGAGGACCAACAATGTCTCATCTATATAGACAACCCCGGTCACGATCTTCTCCAAATCCCTCAAGTAGGAGAGGGAACCAAGGTCGGGTCCCTACATCTACTAGAATGGCACAGTTGAGGAATCGCTTTCACAGGCAGTCTGCTGCTGCATCAACTAGAGCAAGGAATCTACAATTTCCTTTGGACATGGATCTAGACATG TATGCTCACAGCCAGGATTGA
- the LOC107422571 gene encoding uncharacterized protein LOC107422571 isoform X5 has protein sequence MQNMEDMDIDQVVDVPDTPDRLASRHIIGRGSVKDCSSPLAGNFRSLEPMNGLRGKGKLVTENGHGRKMVFRPPKFGNPERQDCSNSNGFSSVENSSASQHGHLFRRAAVEKIHGHRSKQPIGAQNTDQMSGKFPSKSSIGQEGTAFFDLTKQNGHTQHPRKAFPLRESKYPVVKEIPDSIKMSRNAFKGKGKIDDNTSKGPAFDMVDGKGIDLSSDSQSKSGEQMYVSHSVTSPRVSGQKRLVRNGCISPLNIETKAKQLAEQQSNSSKNVEQNQAGNAGSNHPQYVDISDIVTEDDNSERRKGKTIVIDPYTPKERNTKYVQTSSSSSVTENGKAKGTSDASGDAIGCSTENGGWRSIRNPMRKINPALPDSARHLSSRTDHNGINFRTESDHTDRNAVQTVSWPVSEVEQTTGPPRAGKIIIKRQKNQGSASRNNDECSTSISDDSDIMFIGSSRGSSNSRSSSIRSPQSRATLGPVIEIDELSPVVRNTRSQSIDDMHEDDLDARARQVEADEMLARELQEQLYHEGPIVGGGEIDEHIAWALQQEENGIHTSAGSQNESHPRGPTMSHLYRQPRSRSSPNPSSRRGNQGRVPTSTRMAQLRNRFHRQSAAASTRARNLQFPLDMDLDMD, from the exons ATGCAGAATATGGAGGACATGGACATTGATCAAGTGGTCGACGTGCCGGACACACCTGATAGATTAGCTTCCAGACATATTATTGGCAGGGGTTCTGTTAAAGACTGTAGTTCACCTTTAGCTGGAAATTTTAGGAGTTTGGAGCCTATGAATGGGCTGAGGGGCAAGGGTAAGCTGGTCACTGAAAATGGGCATGGTAGAAAAATGGTTTTCCGTCCACCAAAATTTGGCAATCCTGAGAGACAGGATTGCAGCAACTCTAATGGTTTTTCCTCTGTAGAGAATTCATCTGCTTCCCAACATGGTCACTTATTTAGGAGAGCAGCAGTGGAGAAAATCCATGGTCACAGGTCCAAGCAGCCTATTGGAGCTCAGAATACGGACCAGATGTCTGGTAAATTTCCTTCTAAATCATCCATTGGCCAAGAAGGCACTGCATTTTTTGATTTAACCAAACAGAACGGTCATACCCAACATCCAAGAAAAGCTTTTCCACTTCGTGAATCGAAATATCCTGTGGTCAAAGAAATACCTGATTCTATAAAGATGTCCAGAAATGCCTTTAAGGGGAAGGGAAAGATAGATGATAATACATCTAAAGGTCCTGCTTTTGACATGGTTGATGGAAAAGGGATTGATCTGTCCTCTGATTCTCAATCTAAATCTGGAGAGCAGATGTATGTTTCTCATTCTGTTACCTCACCTAGAGTCAGTGGGCAAAAAAGATTGGTCAGAAATGGGTGTATCTCTCCACTCAATATAGAGACAAAAGCTAAACAATTAGCTGAACAACAAAGTAACAGCTCCAAAAACGTTGAACAAAATCAGGCAGGAAATGCAGGTTCGAATCATCCCCAATATGTAGACATAAGTGATATAGTTACTGAAGATGATAATAGtgaaagaaggaaaggaaaaacaatTGTAATTGATCCTTATACACCAAAGGAGCGCAACACAAAATATGTCCAGACATCTAGCAG TAGCTCTGTAACTGAAAATGGAAAAGCTAAAGGAACCAGTGATGCCAGTGGAGATGCAATTGGATGCTCTACAGAAAATGGTGGTTGGAGAAGTATACGTAACCCTATGAGGAAAATAAATCCTGCATTGCCTGATTCAGCTAGGCATCTTTCCAGTAGAACAGATCATAATGGAATAAACTTTAGGACCGAATCTGATCATACAGATAGGAATGCAGTTCAAACAGTTTCTTGGCCAGTGTCGGAGGTTGAACAGACAACTGGACCACCTCGTGCTGGAAAGATAATCATCAAGAGGCAAAAGAACCAGGGATCAGCTTCTAGGAATAATGATGAATGTTCTACATCCATTTCTGATGACTCCGATATTATGTTTATTGGCTCATCCAGAGGATCCTCCAATTCAAGATCATCCAGCATTCGGAGCCCTCAATCTCGGGCTACTTTAGGTCCAGTGATTGAAATTGATGAGTTGTCACCTGTAGTAAGAAACACTAGATCACAAAGTATAGATGATATGCATGAGGATGATTTAGATGCCAGGGCAAGACAAGTAGAAGCAGACGAGATGTTGGCACGTGAACTCCAAGAACAATTATATCATGAGGGGCCTATAGTTGGAGGTGGAGAG ATTGATGAACATATAGCATGGGCATTGCAGCAGGAGGAAAATGGTATTCATACTTCTGCTGGAAGTCAAAATGAGTCGCATCCT AGAGGACCAACAATGTCTCATCTATATAGACAACCCCGGTCACGATCTTCTCCAAATCCCTCAAGTAGGAGAGGGAACCAAGGTCGGGTCCCTACATCTACTAGAATGGCACAGTTGAGGAATCGCTTTCACAGGCAGTCTGCTGCTGCATCAACTAGAGCAAGGAATCTACAATTTCCTTTGGACATGGATCTAGACATG GATTGA
- the LOC107422571 gene encoding uncharacterized protein LOC107422571 isoform X3 yields MQNMEDMDIDQVVDVPDTPDRLASRHIIGRGSVKDCSSPLAGNFRSLEPMNGLRGKGKLVTENGHGRKMVFRPPKFGNPERQDCSNSNGFSSVENSSASQHGHLFRRAAVEKIHGHRSKQPIGAQNTDQMSGKFPSKSSIGQEGTAFFDLTKQNGHTQHPRKAFPLRESKYPVVKEIPDSIKMSRNAFKGKGKIDDNTSKGPAFDMVDGKGIDLSSDSQSKSGEQMYVSHSVTSPRVSGQKRLVRNGCISPLNIETKAKQLAEQQSNSSKNVEQNQAGNAGSNHPQYVDISDIVTEDDNSERRKGKTIVIDPYTPKERNTKYVQTSSSSSVTENGKAKGTSDASGDAIGCSTENGGWRSIRNPMRKINPALPDSARHLSSRTDHNGINFRTESDHTDRNAVQTVSWPVSEVEQTTGPPRAGKIIIKRQKNQGSASRNNDECSTSISDDSDIMFIGSSRGSSNSRSSSIRSPQSRATLGPVIEIDELSPVVRNTRSQSIDDMHEDDLDARARQVEADEMLARELQEQLYHEGPIVGGGEIDEHIAWALQQEENGIHTSAGSQNESHPRGPTMSHLYRQPRSRSSPNPSSRRGNQGRVPTSTRMAQLRNRFHRQSAAASTRARNLQFPLDMDLDMPGLNLNWDS; encoded by the exons ATGCAGAATATGGAGGACATGGACATTGATCAAGTGGTCGACGTGCCGGACACACCTGATAGATTAGCTTCCAGACATATTATTGGCAGGGGTTCTGTTAAAGACTGTAGTTCACCTTTAGCTGGAAATTTTAGGAGTTTGGAGCCTATGAATGGGCTGAGGGGCAAGGGTAAGCTGGTCACTGAAAATGGGCATGGTAGAAAAATGGTTTTCCGTCCACCAAAATTTGGCAATCCTGAGAGACAGGATTGCAGCAACTCTAATGGTTTTTCCTCTGTAGAGAATTCATCTGCTTCCCAACATGGTCACTTATTTAGGAGAGCAGCAGTGGAGAAAATCCATGGTCACAGGTCCAAGCAGCCTATTGGAGCTCAGAATACGGACCAGATGTCTGGTAAATTTCCTTCTAAATCATCCATTGGCCAAGAAGGCACTGCATTTTTTGATTTAACCAAACAGAACGGTCATACCCAACATCCAAGAAAAGCTTTTCCACTTCGTGAATCGAAATATCCTGTGGTCAAAGAAATACCTGATTCTATAAAGATGTCCAGAAATGCCTTTAAGGGGAAGGGAAAGATAGATGATAATACATCTAAAGGTCCTGCTTTTGACATGGTTGATGGAAAAGGGATTGATCTGTCCTCTGATTCTCAATCTAAATCTGGAGAGCAGATGTATGTTTCTCATTCTGTTACCTCACCTAGAGTCAGTGGGCAAAAAAGATTGGTCAGAAATGGGTGTATCTCTCCACTCAATATAGAGACAAAAGCTAAACAATTAGCTGAACAACAAAGTAACAGCTCCAAAAACGTTGAACAAAATCAGGCAGGAAATGCAGGTTCGAATCATCCCCAATATGTAGACATAAGTGATATAGTTACTGAAGATGATAATAGtgaaagaaggaaaggaaaaacaatTGTAATTGATCCTTATACACCAAAGGAGCGCAACACAAAATATGTCCAGACATCTAGCAG TAGCTCTGTAACTGAAAATGGAAAAGCTAAAGGAACCAGTGATGCCAGTGGAGATGCAATTGGATGCTCTACAGAAAATGGTGGTTGGAGAAGTATACGTAACCCTATGAGGAAAATAAATCCTGCATTGCCTGATTCAGCTAGGCATCTTTCCAGTAGAACAGATCATAATGGAATAAACTTTAGGACCGAATCTGATCATACAGATAGGAATGCAGTTCAAACAGTTTCTTGGCCAGTGTCGGAGGTTGAACAGACAACTGGACCACCTCGTGCTGGAAAGATAATCATCAAGAGGCAAAAGAACCAGGGATCAGCTTCTAGGAATAATGATGAATGTTCTACATCCATTTCTGATGACTCCGATATTATGTTTATTGGCTCATCCAGAGGATCCTCCAATTCAAGATCATCCAGCATTCGGAGCCCTCAATCTCGGGCTACTTTAGGTCCAGTGATTGAAATTGATGAGTTGTCACCTGTAGTAAGAAACACTAGATCACAAAGTATAGATGATATGCATGAGGATGATTTAGATGCCAGGGCAAGACAAGTAGAAGCAGACGAGATGTTGGCACGTGAACTCCAAGAACAATTATATCATGAGGGGCCTATAGTTGGAGGTGGAGAG ATTGATGAACATATAGCATGGGCATTGCAGCAGGAGGAAAATGGTATTCATACTTCTGCTGGAAGTCAAAATGAGTCGCATCCT AGAGGACCAACAATGTCTCATCTATATAGACAACCCCGGTCACGATCTTCTCCAAATCCCTCAAGTAGGAGAGGGAACCAAGGTCGGGTCCCTACATCTACTAGAATGGCACAGTTGAGGAATCGCTTTCACAGGCAGTCTGCTGCTGCATCAACTAGAGCAAGGAATCTACAATTTCCTTTGGACATGGATCTAGACATG CCAGGATTGAACCTGAACTGGGACAGTTAA
- the LOC107422571 gene encoding uncharacterized protein LOC107422571 isoform X2, with translation MEDMDIDQVVDVPDTPDRLASRHIIGRGSVKDCSSPLAGNFRSLEPMNGLRGKGKLVTENGHGRKMVFRPPKFGNPERQDCSNSNGFSSVENSSASQHGHLFRRAAVEKIHGHRSKQPIGAQNTDQMSGKFPSKSSIGQEGTAFFDLTKQNGHTQHPRKAFPLRESKYPVVKEIPDSIKMSRNAFKGKGKIDDNTSKGPAFDMVDGKGIDLSSDSQSKSGEQMYVSHSVTSPRVSGQKRLVRNGCISPLNIETKAKQLAEQQSNSSKNVEQNQAGNAGSNHPQYVDISDIVTEDDNSERRKGKTIVIDPYTPKERNTKYVQTSSSSSVTENGKAKGTSDASGDAIGCSTENGGWRSIRNPMRKINPALPDSARHLSSRTDHNGINFRTESDHTDRNAVQTVSWPVSEVEQTTGPPRAGKIIIKRQKNQGSASRNNDECSTSISDDSDIMFIGSSRGSSNSRSSSIRSPQSRATLGPVIEIDELSPVVRNTRSQSIDDMHEDDLDARARQVEADEMLARELQEQLYHEGPIVGGGEIDEHIAWALQQEENGIHTSAGSQNESHPRGPTMSHLYRQPRSRSSPNPSSRRGNQGRVPTSTRMAQLRNRFHRQSAAASTRARNLQFPLDMDLDMRLDILEALEAAAGDLSDVGRGRRANQVFQAQRDFNENDYEMLLALDENNHRHGGASASQINSLPQSTVQTDALEEACAVCLETPTMGEIVRHLPCLHKFHKDCIDPWLSRKTSCPVCKCSIT, from the exons ATGGAGGACATGGACATTGATCAAGTGGTCGACGTGCCGGACACACCTGATAGATTAGCTTCCAGACATATTATTGGCAGGGGTTCTGTTAAAGACTGTAGTTCACCTTTAGCTGGAAATTTTAGGAGTTTGGAGCCTATGAATGGGCTGAGGGGCAAGGGTAAGCTGGTCACTGAAAATGGGCATGGTAGAAAAATGGTTTTCCGTCCACCAAAATTTGGCAATCCTGAGAGACAGGATTGCAGCAACTCTAATGGTTTTTCCTCTGTAGAGAATTCATCTGCTTCCCAACATGGTCACTTATTTAGGAGAGCAGCAGTGGAGAAAATCCATGGTCACAGGTCCAAGCAGCCTATTGGAGCTCAGAATACGGACCAGATGTCTGGTAAATTTCCTTCTAAATCATCCATTGGCCAAGAAGGCACTGCATTTTTTGATTTAACCAAACAGAACGGTCATACCCAACATCCAAGAAAAGCTTTTCCACTTCGTGAATCGAAATATCCTGTGGTCAAAGAAATACCTGATTCTATAAAGATGTCCAGAAATGCCTTTAAGGGGAAGGGAAAGATAGATGATAATACATCTAAAGGTCCTGCTTTTGACATGGTTGATGGAAAAGGGATTGATCTGTCCTCTGATTCTCAATCTAAATCTGGAGAGCAGATGTATGTTTCTCATTCTGTTACCTCACCTAGAGTCAGTGGGCAAAAAAGATTGGTCAGAAATGGGTGTATCTCTCCACTCAATATAGAGACAAAAGCTAAACAATTAGCTGAACAACAAAGTAACAGCTCCAAAAACGTTGAACAAAATCAGGCAGGAAATGCAGGTTCGAATCATCCCCAATATGTAGACATAAGTGATATAGTTACTGAAGATGATAATAGtgaaagaaggaaaggaaaaacaatTGTAATTGATCCTTATACACCAAAGGAGCGCAACACAAAATATGTCCAGACATCTAGCAG TAGCTCTGTAACTGAAAATGGAAAAGCTAAAGGAACCAGTGATGCCAGTGGAGATGCAATTGGATGCTCTACAGAAAATGGTGGTTGGAGAAGTATACGTAACCCTATGAGGAAAATAAATCCTGCATTGCCTGATTCAGCTAGGCATCTTTCCAGTAGAACAGATCATAATGGAATAAACTTTAGGACCGAATCTGATCATACAGATAGGAATGCAGTTCAAACAGTTTCTTGGCCAGTGTCGGAGGTTGAACAGACAACTGGACCACCTCGTGCTGGAAAGATAATCATCAAGAGGCAAAAGAACCAGGGATCAGCTTCTAGGAATAATGATGAATGTTCTACATCCATTTCTGATGACTCCGATATTATGTTTATTGGCTCATCCAGAGGATCCTCCAATTCAAGATCATCCAGCATTCGGAGCCCTCAATCTCGGGCTACTTTAGGTCCAGTGATTGAAATTGATGAGTTGTCACCTGTAGTAAGAAACACTAGATCACAAAGTATAGATGATATGCATGAGGATGATTTAGATGCCAGGGCAAGACAAGTAGAAGCAGACGAGATGTTGGCACGTGAACTCCAAGAACAATTATATCATGAGGGGCCTATAGTTGGAGGTGGAGAG ATTGATGAACATATAGCATGGGCATTGCAGCAGGAGGAAAATGGTATTCATACTTCTGCTGGAAGTCAAAATGAGTCGCATCCT AGAGGACCAACAATGTCTCATCTATATAGACAACCCCGGTCACGATCTTCTCCAAATCCCTCAAGTAGGAGAGGGAACCAAGGTCGGGTCCCTACATCTACTAGAATGGCACAGTTGAGGAATCGCTTTCACAGGCAGTCTGCTGCTGCATCAACTAGAGCAAGGAATCTACAATTTCCTTTGGACATGGATCTAGACATG AGACTCGATATATTGGAAGCTTTAGAAGCTGCAGCTGGGGACCTTAGTGATGTGGGAAGGGGGCGAAGAGCCAATCAAGTTTTTCAAGCTCAGCGTGATTTTAACGA GAATGATTATGAGATGTTGTTAGCACTTGATGAGAACAATCATAGACATGGTGGTGCATCAGCTAGTCAGATTAACAGCTTGCCTCAATCTACAGTGCAG ACTGATGCTCTTGAAGAAGCTTGTGCAGTTTGTCTTGAAACTCCCACTATGGGGGAAATTGTTCGCCATCTTCCTTGCTTGCACAAATTTCACAAAGAT TGTATCGATCCCTGGCTCAGCCGAAAAACGTCATGCCCGGTTTGCAAGTGCTCCATTACCTAG